AGGATGGCGGGCCCGTTCGTGCCGAGGAGTCAGAACCCGTGCCCACCCCCGCAGACCGCCTCGCCGAGGCCCGGACCTCCGGCGACCCCGCCGTGCTGCGCCGGCTGGTGGACACCGGGTACCCGTTCGTCCACCAGGCGCTCGCGGTCAACCCGCGCACCCCGCCGGACGCGCTCGCCCGGCTGGCCGGGGCCCGGCACGGCGGCTGGAACGACAACCTGCTGCTCCACCTGCTGGCTGAACAGCCCGCTGTGGTCGGGCCGGTGCTGGAGGCCGTGCTCGCCGCGGTCGCCGACCAGCTGGCCGCGGGGGAGCGGCCCTACGCCGCGGCGCTCGCCCTGGCCGCCCGCGCCGACCTGCCGGCGGAGCGGGTCCGGGCGCTCGGATCGGCGACCGGCGCCTCGGCCCGGCTGCGCCGCGGACTGGAGCGGCGGCTCGCCGCGCGACCCTGATGGACGGGCGCGGCCGCCCGGGGGAGTCCGGACGGCCGCGCCCACACCTGATGGCCCGTCAGTTGACGGCCAGCAGGTGGTTCTTGAGCCCCAGACCGAACGCGGTCGGGGTGCCGTCGAAGTTGGAGATCAGCGACGGGCCCTGGGCGCAGTCCCAGGTGTTCCAGGTCCAGCCGAGGTAGGAGACCTTGGCGGCGTCGGCCCAGGACATCACCTGGTCGATGAAGCCGTGGGCGCAGTCGTTCTCACCGATCTCGCCGATCACCAGCGGAACCTGTGCGGCCACCGGGGCCACCGTGGAGCTCCAGCAGGACTGGCTGGAGCAGGTGTTGAAGTTGTACACGTGCCAGGCCGCGGCCAGGTTGCCCGCCGGGTCGGTCGGCTTGTGGGCCAGCCACTGGCCGAGGTCGTTGGAGTAGGCGAGGCCGCCGAGCATGATCACGTTGTTCGCGCCGGCCGTGCGGACGCTGTTCACCAGGGTCTGCATGCCGCTGACCGTGTAGTTGATGCCGGGGCAGGCGCTGCCGCCGTCCCGCCAGCAGTTCCAGGCCTGGTCGAGGCCGGACACGGCGCGGTCCGGGTAGGGCTCGTTGAACATGTCGAAGACCACCGACGGGTCGTTCTTGAAGGTGGTGGCCACCGAGCTCCAGAAGGTCGCCGCGCCCGCGCCCGGCATCGGCTTCTGGCAGGTCGAGTTGACGTCCGAGCAGCCGGCGGAGTTACCGGTGTAGAGGCCCTGCGACCAGTGCAGCTCGACGATCGGGGTGATCCCGGCGTCCCGCAGCGCGTAGACGAAGTTCTTCACCGCGGTGCGGTAGTTCTCGCCCGCGTACTCCGGCTTGACGTCGGCGTAGCCGTTCCAGCAGTCCTCGTTGAGCGGGACGCGGACGGCGTTGGCCTTCCAGCTCTTGATCGCGGCGATCGACGCGCCGTCCACCGGCCCGTCGCTGAAGCCGTAGCCCTGGACGCACATGAACTCCATGCCGGAGCGGTTCACGCCGCGCAGGACGACCTGCTTGCCGCTCGCGTCGACCAGCTGGTTGCCCGCGACGTGCAGCGCCGGGGCCTTGCCGTCACCGGTGCCGGTGCTCCCGGACGGCGAGGGCGAGGCGGACCCCGAGGCGGACGGCGACGGGGAGGCGGAGGCGGACGGGGACGGCGAGGCCGACGCGGAGGGGGAGGGCGAGGCGGAGGCCGAGGGCGAGGGGGTCGAGGCGCCGTTGCAGGCCGCGCCGTTGACGGTGAACGAGGTCGGGGCCGCGTTGCTGCCGCTGTAGGAGAAGTTGGCGCCGGCGGTGACCGAGCCGCCCGCCGCCAGGCTGGTGGCCCAGGCCGGGGCGGCGATGGTGACGTTCTTGCCGGACTGGCTCCAGGTGCCGTTCCAGCCGGAGCCGGAGAGCGTCTGGTTGCCGGTGTAGGAGTAGCCGATGCTCCAGCCGCTGATCGCGGAGGCGCCGGCGTTCGTAAGTTTCACGTTGGCGGTGAAGCCGCTGCCCCAGTCATTGGTCGTGTAGTCGACCGAGCACTGGACCCCGGCGGCGGCGGCGGTGCCGGCGCCGGTGAGCGCGAGGGTGGCCGCAGCGGTCGCGGCCAGCGCCGAGACCAGCGCCAGGGTGGTGGTGCGGACGGACATGTCCGGCTCCTCGGAGAGGGAAATATGGGCGCGCTCCCACAGGCCCGCCCCGAACCATAGCCAGGGGTAAGGCAGTTGCCAACACGCTTCGGCTGCGCTCACTCTCTTGACAGCCCGCATGACCCTCTCGATATTTGGGAGCGCTCCCACAGAACAGCCCCGCGGATCCACCCCAGGGCAGGCCGCAAGCTCCCCGGATCCGTCTCCCTGCTTCCGTCTTCGGACTCCCCCACCCACCCCCATCCGAGGAGCCGTCTTGTCTCCACGCCGTAACCGGGTGTCGGCGGTCACCGCCGCCCTCACACTGCTCGCCGCCGGCCTTTCGACCGCGGTCGCCGTCCCGGCCTCCGCCGCCGTCGTCCAGTGCTCCGTCGACTACACGACGAACGACTGGGGCAGCGGCTTCACCGCCAACGTGGCGATCAACAACAAGGGCACCGCCGCACTCAACGGCTGGACGCTCACCTACTCCTACGCCGGCAACCAGACCCTCTCGGGCTCCGGTTGGAACGGCACCTGGAGCCAGTCCGGCAAGAACGTCACCGTCGCCGCCCCGGCCTGGGCGACCACCATCGCGGCAGGCGGCTCGGCCACCGCCGGCGCCAACTTCAGCTACAGCGGCACCAACACGGCGCCGACCGCGTTCGCCGTCAACGGGACCAGCTGCACGGGTGCGCACGCGGCCCCCACCACCACCCTGACCAGCCCTGCCCCGGGCGCCAACTACCAGGCGGGTGCGGCGATTCCGCTCTCCGCCACGGCCTCGGCGGCGGACGGCGCGACGATCAGCAAGGTGGAGTTCTACGACAACACCACGCTGCTCGGCACCGCCACCACCGCCCCGTACACCTACAGCTGGACGGGTGCGGCGAGCGGCAACCACTCGATCTACGCCAAGGCGTACGACAGCCTGGGCGCGAGCAGCGAGTCGACCCCGGCGGGCGTCACCGTCGCGTCGGGCCCGTCGATCAGCGCGACCCCGCTGACCCTGTCGGTCAACCAGGGCAAGACCGGCAGCTTCGCGGTGAAGCTGTCCAGCCAGCCGAGCGCCAACGTCACCGTCACCACCACCCGCAGCGCGGGCAACACCGGACTGTCCATCAGCTCCGGTGCGACGCTGACCTTCACGCCGAGCAACTGGTCGACGGCGCAGAACGTCACGCTCACCGCCGACGCCTCCTCCACCGGCTCGGCCACCTTCACCTCCACCGCCACCGGGTACACCTCCTCGGCGGTCACGGTGACCGAGCTGGCCGCCGCCTCGGGCGTGTACAACGACCGGTTCCTGCAGCTCTACAACAAGATCAAGGACCCGGCGAACGGCTACTTCTCGCCCGAGGGCATCCCCTACCACTCGGTGGAGACCCTGCTGGTCGAGGCCCCCGACCAGGGCCACGAGACCACCTCGGAGGCGTACTCCTACCTGCTCTGGCTGGAGGCCCAGTACGGGCGGGTGACCCAGGACTGGACGAAGTTCAACTCGGCATGGACGCTCATGGAGACGTACATGATCCCGGGTCACGTCGACCAGCCGACCAACTCGTACTACAACGCCTCGAAGCCGGCCACCTACGCGCCCGAGCGCCCGCTGCCGAGCGACTACCCGGCGGCGCTGGACACCTCGGTGACCGCGGGCAACGACCCGATCGCCAGCGAGCTGAAGAGCGCGTACGGCACCGACGACATCTACGGCATGCACTGGCTGCAGGACGTCGACAACGTGTACGGCTACGGCAACGCGCCCGGCAAGTGCGAGGCCGGCCCGACCGACACCGGTCCCTCGTTCATCAACACCTACCAGCGCGGCGCGCAGGAGTCGGTGTTCGAGACCATCCCGCAGCCCACCTGCGACAAGTTCACCTACGGCGGCAAGAACGGCTACCTGGACCTGTTCGTCAAGGACAGCTCCTACGCCAAGCAGTGGAAGTACACCGACGCGCCGGACGCCGACGCCCGCGCCATCCAGGCCGCCTACTGGGCCGACACCTGGGCCAAGGCCCAGGGCAACGGCTCGCAGGTCGCCACCACGGTGGCCAAGGCCGGCAAGATGGGCGACTACCTGCGGTACTCGTTCTTCGACAAGTACTTCAAGAAGGTCGGCAACTGCGTCGGCGCCACCTCCTGCGCGGCCGGCAGCGGCAAGGACTCCGAGCACTACCTGCTGTCCTGGTACTACGCCTGGGGCGGCGCCACCGACACCTCGGCCGGCTGGGCCTGGCGGATCGGCGACAGCGCGGCGCACGGCGGCTACCAGAACCCGATGGCCGCGTACGCGCTGGTCAACGACCCGGCGATGGCGCCCAAGTCGACCACCGGCAAGACCGACTGGACCACCTCGATGGGCCGTCAGGTCGAGTTCACCCAGTGGCTGCAGTCCTCCGAGGGCGCGATCGCGGGCGGCGCCACCAACAGCTGGGAGGGCAACTACGGGACCCCGCCGACCGGCACCCCGACCTTCTACGGGATGTTCTACGACGAGGCGCCGGTCTACCACGACCCGGCCTCCAACCAGTGGTTCGGCTTCCAGGCCTGGGGCCTGGAGCGGATGGCGGAGTACTACTACTCCAGCAACGACCCGAAGGCCAAGGCCATCCTGGACAAGTGGGTGACCTGGGCGCTGTCCAAGACCACCTTCAACGCCGACGGCAGCTACCAGATCCCGTCCACCCTGGCCTGGAGCGGCAAGCCGGACACCTGGAACGCCGCCTCCCCGGGCGCCAACACCGGCCTGCACGTGAGCGTGGTCGACTACACCAACGACGTCGGTGTGGCCGGCTCCTACGCCAAGCTGCTGTCCTACTACGCGGCCAAGTCCGGCAACGCGGCGGCCAAGACCGCGGCGCAGAAGCTGCTCGACGGCATGTGGACCAACAACCAGGACGCGCTGGGCATCTCGGTGCCGGAGACCCGCACCGACTACAAGCGGTTCAACGACTCGGTCTCGGTGCCGAGCGGCTGGACCGGCACCATGCCCAACGGCGACCCGATCAACAGCAGCTCCACCTTCCTGTCGATCCGGTCCTGGTACAAGAACGACCCGTCCTTCGCGAAGGTCCAGTCCTACCTGAACGGCGGCGCGGCCCCGACGTTCACCTACCACCGGTTCTGGGCGCAGGCCGACATCGCCACCGCGATGGCGACCTACGGCGACCTGTTCGGCGGCTGACCGGCCGTCACCTGATCCATCATCACCCGAGCGCGAGTGCCCGGTCCGACCGACAGCGGACCGGGCACTCGCCCGTTGTGAGGAGATTGCTTTACTACCTCTTGATTTTTGTCATATGAGGTGAATAGTCTCCGGCCCATTCGTGCGCCTTCGATCACCCTCGATCGCGTCCGCCACACTCGGGAGGGTCAACCCCTATGAGCGTTCCCCGGATCCGCCGTACTTCACTCGCCGCGGCCTGCCTCGCGCTGGCCACGGCGGGCGCACTCGCGCTGCCGGCCACCAGTGCCTCGGCCGCGACTGCCGACGGGCCCCTGCTCAACTACGTGGTGAACACCAAGGCCAACCACGGCCAGACCAAGAAGGCCGAGCGCGAGATCGAGGCCGCCGGCGGCAGCGTGGTCGCCTCCTACGAGCAGATAGGAGTGGTGATCGCCCGCTCGAACGACCCGGGCTTCGCCGCCAAGCTCCGCCGCTCGAACACCATCGACTCGGTCGGCGCCAGCCGCACCGCCGGCATCCAGGCCGACGTGGAGGACACCGTCCAGGAGGCGGCGGTACCCGCCGCCGCCCCGGCCGACGGCAGCGAGCCGCTCTGGGCCAACCAGTGGGACATGCGGCAGATCGGCGTCGACCAGGCCCACGCGGCCACCCTCGGCAGCCGCTCCGTCGTGGTCGGCGTGCTCGACTCCGGCATCGACGCCACCCACGAGGACCTGGCCGCCAACGTCGACCCCGCGCTGTCCGCCTCCTGCCTCAGCGGCAAGGCCGACACCAGCTGGCAGTCCTGGCAGCCCACCAGCAGCGACCACGGCACCCACGTGGCCGGCACCATCGCCGCCGCCAAGAACGGCAAGGGCATCGAGGGCATCGCCCCCGGCGTGCGGCTGGCCGCCGTCAAGGTGGTCGACGACGGCGGGTTCATCTACCCCGAGTACGCGATCTGCGGCTTCGTCTGGGCCGCCGAACACCACTTCAAGGTCACCAACAACAGCTACTACGTCGACCCGTGGATGTTCAACTGCGCCGACGACCCCGACCAGGCCGCCATCACCGAGGGCGTCCGCCGGGCCGTCGACTACTCCCGCCGCGGCGGCGTGCTGAACGTCGCCGCCGCCGGCAACGAGAACATCGACCTGGCCCACAAGACCGTCGACGTCAGCAGCCCGGACGACACCACCCCGGTCGAGCGGCCCATCGACGCCAACTGCCTGGACCTGCCCGCCGAACTCCCCGGCGTGGTCGCGGTCTCCTCGGTCGGCGTCAAGGGCGACAAGTCCTACTACTCCAGCTACGGCCTGAACAAGGTCGCCGTGGCCGCCCCCGGCGGCGACGCCCGCTACCAGCTGCCGGACACCCCCGACCACAACGGCCGGGTGCTGTCCACCGTCCGCGGCAACAAGTACGCCTACATGCAGGGCACTTCGATGGCGTCCCCGCACGTCACCGGCGTGGTCGCGCTGCTCGCCTCCACCCACCCGTGGGCCGGGCCCGACCAGCTGCGCAGCCTGCTGGTGAAGCAGGCCGACGCGCACGCCTGCCCGACCGGCGTCTACAACCCCGGCGGCGCCGGGGCGTGGAACGCCACCTGCGAGGGCGGCGCGGAGAACAACGGCTTCTACGGCGCGGGCGTGGTCTCCGCCGCCAAGGCCGCGGACTGGTGGCGCAACTGACCCTGCGTCAGCTCACTCGCCGGTGACGTG
The DNA window shown above is from Streptomyces sp. TLI_171 and carries:
- a CDS encoding S8 family serine peptidase, whose product is MSVPRIRRTSLAAACLALATAGALALPATSASAATADGPLLNYVVNTKANHGQTKKAEREIEAAGGSVVASYEQIGVVIARSNDPGFAAKLRRSNTIDSVGASRTAGIQADVEDTVQEAAVPAAAPADGSEPLWANQWDMRQIGVDQAHAATLGSRSVVVGVLDSGIDATHEDLAANVDPALSASCLSGKADTSWQSWQPTSSDHGTHVAGTIAAAKNGKGIEGIAPGVRLAAVKVVDDGGFIYPEYAICGFVWAAEHHFKVTNNSYYVDPWMFNCADDPDQAAITEGVRRAVDYSRRGGVLNVAAAGNENIDLAHKTVDVSSPDDTTPVERPIDANCLDLPAELPGVVAVSSVGVKGDKSYYSSYGLNKVAVAAPGGDARYQLPDTPDHNGRVLSTVRGNKYAYMQGTSMASPHVTGVVALLASTHPWAGPDQLRSLLVKQADAHACPTGVYNPGGAGAWNATCEGGAENNGFYGAGVVSAAKAADWWRN
- a CDS encoding cellulase family glycosylhydrolase codes for the protein MSVRTTTLALVSALAATAAATLALTGAGTAAAAGVQCSVDYTTNDWGSGFTANVKLTNAGASAISGWSIGYSYTGNQTLSGSGWNGTWSQSGKNVTIAAPAWATSLAAGGSVTAGANFSYSGSNAAPTSFTVNGAACNGASTPSPSASASPSPSASASPSPSASASPSPSASGSASPSPSGSTGTGDGKAPALHVAGNQLVDASGKQVVLRGVNRSGMEFMCVQGYGFSDGPVDGASIAAIKSWKANAVRVPLNEDCWNGYADVKPEYAGENYRTAVKNFVYALRDAGITPIVELHWSQGLYTGNSAGCSDVNSTCQKPMPGAGAATFWSSVATTFKNDPSVVFDMFNEPYPDRAVSGLDQAWNCWRDGGSACPGINYTVSGMQTLVNSVRTAGANNVIMLGGLAYSNDLGQWLAHKPTDPAGNLAAAWHVYNFNTCSSQSCWSSTVAPVAAQVPLVIGEIGENDCAHGFIDQVMSWADAAKVSYLGWTWNTWDCAQGPSLISNFDGTPTAFGLGLKNHLLAVN
- a CDS encoding glycoside hydrolase family 48 protein, translating into MSPRRNRVSAVTAALTLLAAGLSTAVAVPASAAVVQCSVDYTTNDWGSGFTANVAINNKGTAALNGWTLTYSYAGNQTLSGSGWNGTWSQSGKNVTVAAPAWATTIAAGGSATAGANFSYSGTNTAPTAFAVNGTSCTGAHAAPTTTLTSPAPGANYQAGAAIPLSATASAADGATISKVEFYDNTTLLGTATTAPYTYSWTGAASGNHSIYAKAYDSLGASSESTPAGVTVASGPSISATPLTLSVNQGKTGSFAVKLSSQPSANVTVTTTRSAGNTGLSISSGATLTFTPSNWSTAQNVTLTADASSTGSATFTSTATGYTSSAVTVTELAAASGVYNDRFLQLYNKIKDPANGYFSPEGIPYHSVETLLVEAPDQGHETTSEAYSYLLWLEAQYGRVTQDWTKFNSAWTLMETYMIPGHVDQPTNSYYNASKPATYAPERPLPSDYPAALDTSVTAGNDPIASELKSAYGTDDIYGMHWLQDVDNVYGYGNAPGKCEAGPTDTGPSFINTYQRGAQESVFETIPQPTCDKFTYGGKNGYLDLFVKDSSYAKQWKYTDAPDADARAIQAAYWADTWAKAQGNGSQVATTVAKAGKMGDYLRYSFFDKYFKKVGNCVGATSCAAGSGKDSEHYLLSWYYAWGGATDTSAGWAWRIGDSAAHGGYQNPMAAYALVNDPAMAPKSTTGKTDWTTSMGRQVEFTQWLQSSEGAIAGGATNSWEGNYGTPPTGTPTFYGMFYDEAPVYHDPASNQWFGFQAWGLERMAEYYYSSNDPKAKAILDKWVTWALSKTTFNADGSYQIPSTLAWSGKPDTWNAASPGANTGLHVSVVDYTNDVGVAGSYAKLLSYYAAKSGNAAAKTAAQKLLDGMWTNNQDALGISVPETRTDYKRFNDSVSVPSGWTGTMPNGDPINSSSTFLSIRSWYKNDPSFAKVQSYLNGGAAPTFTYHRFWAQADIATAMATYGDLFGG